The sequence below is a genomic window from Thermodesulfobacteriota bacterium.
ATCAAGGCCATGAAGGGCGTCGCCGGCACCCTGCGGCTCGACCTCGCCCAGTTCCGCGAGCTGGAGGCCTTCGCCCAGTTCGGCTCGGACCTGGACAAGGCCACCCAGCGCCAGCTCGCCCGGGGCGCCCGGCTCGTGGAAATCCTCAAGCAGGACCAGTACCAGCCCCTCCCGGTGGAGAAGCAGGTGCTCGTGGTCTACGCCGCCACCAACGGCTACGTGGACAAGTACGAACTCCACCAGCTCAAGAGATACGAGGAACAGTTGTACTCCTTCTTCGAGACGAGGAAGCCCGACATCCTCGAGACGATCCGCACCAAGAAAGTCCTGGACGACGACCTCAAGGGCAAGCTCAACGCAGCCCTGGCCGAGCTCGACCAGGCCTTCGTGACCGAGTGACGGCGGAGAAACAAGGATGCCGAGCCTCAAGGACATCAAGAACCGGATCGAGAGCGTCAAGAGCACCCAGCAGATCACCAAGGCCATGAAGATGGTCTCGGCGGCGAAGTTCCGCAAAGCCGAGGAGGCCATCGTCCAGAACCGGCCCTACTCGGACAAGATGCTCGAAGTGCTCTCGAGCCTGGCGCTTCGCACCGAGGAACAGGCCCATCCCCTTCTGGAACGCCGGGACCCCAAGGCGGTGGCCCTCGTGGTCTTTACCTCGGACCGGGGCCTGTGCGGTTCCTTCAACGGGAGCATCCTGCGCAGCGTCGAGCGGTTCCTGCGGGAAAAGGCCGCACAGTACGAGGCCGTGCGCCTCTACCTCGTGGGCAAGAAGGCGCGGGAGTTCTTCCGCAACAAGAGCGTGGACGTCATCGGGGAGAGGGCCGAGCTCTTCGGCAAGGTGTCCTACGGGGAGGCCCAGCAGATCGGGCGCGAGATCGTAGAGCGCTATACCAACAAGGAGCTCGACCTCGTCTACATGGTGTACAACGAGTTCCGGTCCGCCCTCTCCCAGCAGGTGGTGTACGACCGACTGCTCCCCGTAGAGCCGCTGCGCGTAGAGCCCGACACCTCCACCACCGAGTACCTCTACGAGCCCAGCGAAGCCGATATGCTCAACTCGGTGCTCCCCCGGTACGTAGACGTGCGGGTGTTCCGGGCGCTCCTGGAAAGCACCGCCAGCGAGCACGGGGCCCGCATGACCGCCATGGACTCCGCCACGAACAACGCCAGCGACATGATCTCCCGGCTCACCCTCAAGTACAATCGCGCCCGCCAGGAGTCCATCACCAAGGAGCTCATGGACATCGTCAACGGCGTGGAGTCCATGAGATAGAACGGAACCCGTTTCGACAGGATGACAGGATATACAGGATTGGGCTCGAACCGGTCCTTCCGCTTACATCCTCTCGATCCTGTCATCCTGTCAAAGAACGTCGATTTCGGCCTGAACTTGTAGAGGAGGCCAGAGGCACATGAGTGAATACGGGAAGGTTGCTCAGGTCATCGGCGCCGTCGTGGACGTCTCCTTCGAGGGGGCGCTGCCCGAGATCTACACGGCCCTCAAGGTCTCGAATCCCAGCATCTCCGACCAGGAGTGGAACCTGGTGCTGGAGGTCGCCCAGCACCTGGGGGAGAAGACCGTGCGCACCATCGCCATGGACTCCACCGAGGGCCTGGTGCGGGGCGTGCCCGTCCTCAACACCGGCGAGATGATCACCATGCCCGTGGGGCGCGAGGTGCTCGGCCGCATCCTCAACGTCATCGGCGAGCCCGTGGACGAGGTGGGCCCGGTGGAGACGAAGAAGCGCAGCCCCATCCACAGGGGCGCGCCCGACTTCACCGAGATGAGCACCGAGATGCAGATCCTCGAGACCGGCATCAAGGTCGTCGACCTGCTGGCCCCCTACCTGCGGGGCGGCAAGATCGGCCTCTTCGGCGGCGCCGGCGTGGGCAAGACGGTGCTCATCATGGAGCTCATCAACAACGTGGCCAAGCAGCACGGCGGCTTTTCGGTCTTCGCCGGGGTGGGCGAGCGCACCCGCGAGGGCAACGACCTCTGGATGGAGATGAAGGAGTCGGGCGTCATCGACAAGGCGGCGCTCGTCTACGGGCAGATGAACGAGCCCCCGGGAGCCCGCGCCCGGGTCGCGCTCTCGGCGCTGACCGTGGCCGAGTACTTCCGCGACGAGGAGGGGCAGGACGTGCTCCTCTTCATCGACAACATCTTCCGCTTCACCCAGGCGGGCTCCGAGGTGTCGGCGCTGCTGGGCCGCATCCCCTCCGCCGTGGGCTACCAGCCCACCCTGGCCACCGAGATGGGCGAGCTCCAGGAGCGCATCACCACCACCTCCAAGGGCTCCATCACGTCGGTGCAGGCCATCTACGTGCCCGCCGACGACCTCACCGACCCGGCGCCGGCCACGGCCTTTGCCCATCTGGACGCCACCACGGTGCTCTCCCGGCAGATCGCCGAGCTGGGCATCTACCCTGCCGTGGACCCCCTGGACTCCACCAGCCGCGTCCTCTCCCCCCAGGTCGTGGGCGACGAGCACTACAAGGTCGCCCGGGCCGTCCAGCAGGTTCTCCAGCGCTACAAGGACCTCCAGGACATCATCGCCATCCTGGGCATGGACGAGCTCTCCGAGGACGACAAGCTCGCGGTCTCCCGCGCCCGCAAGATCCAGCGCTTCCTCTCCCAGCCCTTCTTCGTCGCCGAGGCGTTCACCGGCACGCCGGGCAAGTACGTCTCCCTCAAGGACACCATCCGCGGCTTCCAGGAGGTGGTGGAGGGCAAGCACGACGACATCCCCGAGCAAGCCTTCTACATGGTGGGCGGCATCGAAGAGGTCGCGGAGAAGGCCAAGCGCCTCGACGCCGCCGTCTAGGGAGCGGAGCACACCATGACAAAGGACGCGTTCCTCCTGGAAGTCGTCACCCCCTACCGCCAGCTCGT
It includes:
- the atpG gene encoding ATP synthase F1 subunit gamma; this translates as MPSLKDIKNRIESVKSTQQITKAMKMVSAAKFRKAEEAIVQNRPYSDKMLEVLSSLALRTEEQAHPLLERRDPKAVALVVFTSDRGLCGSFNGSILRSVERFLREKAAQYEAVRLYLVGKKAREFFRNKSVDVIGERAELFGKVSYGEAQQIGREIVERYTNKELDLVYMVYNEFRSALSQQVVYDRLLPVEPLRVEPDTSTTEYLYEPSEADMLNSVLPRYVDVRVFRALLESTASEHGARMTAMDSATNNASDMISRLTLKYNRARQESITKELMDIVNGVESMR
- the atpD gene encoding F0F1 ATP synthase subunit beta, with protein sequence MSEYGKVAQVIGAVVDVSFEGALPEIYTALKVSNPSISDQEWNLVLEVAQHLGEKTVRTIAMDSTEGLVRGVPVLNTGEMITMPVGREVLGRILNVIGEPVDEVGPVETKKRSPIHRGAPDFTEMSTEMQILETGIKVVDLLAPYLRGGKIGLFGGAGVGKTVLIMELINNVAKQHGGFSVFAGVGERTREGNDLWMEMKESGVIDKAALVYGQMNEPPGARARVALSALTVAEYFRDEEGQDVLLFIDNIFRFTQAGSEVSALLGRIPSAVGYQPTLATEMGELQERITTTSKGSITSVQAIYVPADDLTDPAPATAFAHLDATTVLSRQIAELGIYPAVDPLDSTSRVLSPQVVGDEHYKVARAVQQVLQRYKDLQDIIAILGMDELSEDDKLAVSRARKIQRFLSQPFFVAEAFTGTPGKYVSLKDTIRGFQEVVEGKHDDIPEQAFYMVGGIEEVAEKAKRLDAAV